The DNA region ACGAGGTATCGACCAGCAGCCGCTTGCCGTCATCGCTTTCGACCATGATCGAGACCCGCGTGCGGCGGTTGCGCGGCTCATCGGGGTCGCAGTCACCCCAATCGCCTGTACCATCCGGCCCGCCCAGCCGCGGCACCCCCGTCGAGGTGCCAGAGCCGAGCATGACCAGCTTCACGGCCGCGCCTTGCTGAAAAGGTGAAAGAAATTTGCGGTGGTCTGCGCTGTCAGATGTTCAACATCCGTTCCGCGAAGGCCTGCAACGAAGGCTGCCGTATCGGCGACATAGGCCGGTTCGCATACCCTGCCCCGATGCGGCACCGGCGCGAGGAACGGACTGTCGGTTTCCACCAGCAAGCGATCATCAGGAATGATCGCAGCGACGGCCTGCAAGTCCTTGGCGTTCTTGAAGGTTACGATTCCAGAGAGCGAGATCGTCAACCCCAGCGCCAAAACCTTTTCGGCAAAATCGGCCGAGGCGGTGAAGCAGTGGATCAAGGCGGGGAAGGCACCCTTCCCCATCTCATCGGCGAGGATCGCGTGGGTATCTTCCTCGGCATCGCGGGTGTGGATGATGATCGGCAACTGCGTTTCGCGGGCGACATCAATATGCATCCGGAACAGGGACTTCTGCGCGTCTCTGTCCGATTTGTCGTAATAGTAGTCGAGGCCGGTTTCGCCGATCGCGATCACCTTTGGGTGCCGGGTCGCCTCTAGCAGAGCGGCGCGGCCCAAATCCTGATGCGAGTCTGCCTCGTGCGGATGGATGCCGACGCTGGCGAACACGTCCGGCTCGCGCGCAGCGGTGGCGACCACTTGACCCCATTCGGATTGGCGGGTGGAGATGTTGAGAAAGGCCCCCACCCCAGCTGCCCGTGCGCGGGTGAGCACTTCGGCCTGGTCTTCCACCAAACCTTTGTATTCGAGGTGGCAGTGGCTATCGACCAACATCAGGCGGCCTCGGCAGGCAGTTCAAGCCGGGGGAACAGTGGGGTCGGCGCGATGATCCGGTGATCGCTTTCCGCCAGCGGGGAATACCAGTGGCTGCGGATGCCTTCCAAGGTGCGCAGATTTTCCGGAATGCCCAGCGTATCCAACAATTTGGCGCTGCTCGCCGGGATGACCGGACTGATCGCGACCGCTAGCTGCGCAATGCAGATGTAGAGCGTGGCGAGCACCGTCTCCATCCGCTCCGGATCGGTCTTGCGCAGGGTCCAGGGGGCCTCGCTGTCGATGTAGGCGTTGCAGGCGAACACGGCTTGCAGCCATGCTTCGACGGCTTGCTGGAGCGCAAGGCTCTCGAAAGCCTCCGGAATGTCGACAGTGATCGCGCGGTCCACTGCGGCGAACAGAGCGTTGTCCGCGTCCGAGTGCCCCCGGATAGCGGGCAGGTAGCCGTCGAGGTTCTTCGCGATAAATCCCAAGGTACGCTGGGCAAGATTGCCGAAAGCATTGCCAAGCTCGCCATTGGCCCGCTGAACAATAGCTTCGGGCGAATAGCTGCCATCCTGACCGAAGGCGACTTCGCGCATCAGGAAATAGCGCAAGGCGTCCACACCGAAGGTCTCGGCCAGTTCCACCGGATCGGTCACATTGCCGAGCGACTTCGATTCCTTCTGGCCGCGATTGAGCAGGAAGCCGTGACCAAACACCTTTTGCGGCACAGGCAGATTGGCGCTCATAAGGAAGGCCGGCCAGTAGATCGTGTGGAAGCGCACGATGTCCTTGCCGATCAGGTGCAGGCTGGCCGGCCAGAACTCGCCCATGTCGTCGGGATAACCTAGACCCGTCAGATAGTTGGTGAGGGCATCGACCCACACATACATCACATGGCCATCGCTGCCAGGCACCTTCACACCCCAGTCGAACGAGGTGCGGCTGACCGAAAGATCGCGCAGGCCCTGTTCGACAAAGGCGATCATCTCGTTGCGGCGGCTCGCGGGTTCGAGGAAGCCGGGGGTCTTCAGCAATTCAAGCAGTTGGTCCTGATACTTCGAAAGCCGGAAGAACCAGCTTTCCTCGACCGTCCATTCGACCGGCGTGCCTTGGGGGGAGAGCTTATCGTCGCCCTCGCCTTCGACCAGTTCGCTGGCGTCGTAATAGGCCTCGTCGCGGACCGAATACCAGCCTTCGTAACGATCGAGATAGAGGTCGCCCGACGCTTCCATCGCCTGCCAGATGGCTTGGCTGGCGCGGTGGTGATCGGGCTCGCTGGTGCGGATGAACCGATCATAGGACACATCAAGCGCGTCGCACATGGCACGGAAATAGCCCGACATTTCGTCGGCGAGATCAGCCGGGGTGCGGTCCTGTTCCTCAGCCTTGCGAGCCATCTTTAGGCCATGTTCGTCCGTGCCGGTCTGGAACCGGACGCGGCGGCCTTGGAGGCGCTGGAAGCGGGCGATCACGTCGGCGGCAATCGCCTCATAGGCGTGGCCGATATGGGGCCGCCCGTTGGGGTAGCTGATCGCGGTGGTGATGTAGAACGGGGTGTCAGCCATGGGCGGGTGCGCTAGCGGGGGCAGCCGCCACAAGCAAGCTGCCGATCTCGAACGGCAGCATCCCCGCATCGAAATTGGCGGTCGGCGCTTCGGCGGCGAGGCTGACGAGAGCGGTGTGAGTTTCGATCAGCCGGGCGCGGAACTGGGGGTTCTCCGAGGCACGGGCCGCGCGGGCGACCAGAGACTGTGCCAGATCCAGCACAGCCTGCACCCGCTCGCGATCAGCGCGCGGCCCAATCAGGCGGGCCAGTTCGCCGCGCCCTGTGACGCCGTTATCGCCTTGCGCCAGCAATGCGGTGATGACCTTGGCGACCGGAGCGAGGTTCTGTTCGGCAAAGCGCAGCGCTGCGCCGTATGAGCCTTCGGCTGCGGCGATGGCCTGAAGGTCGGGCGGCAGGCCCCCATCCGCCAGCAACGCCGCCAGTTGGCTGTCGGTGAGCACCGGGAAGCGCAAGGTGCGGCAACGCGAGCGGATCGTCGGCAGCAACCGCGCCGGGCGGTGGGTGACGAGCAGGAAGAAGGTGCCGACGGGCGGTTCCTCAAGGCTTTTCAGCAACGCGTTGGCGGCGGATTTCTCCATGTCGTCGGCCGGATCAATGATGATCGCGCGGCGGCTTCCAAGCGTCGGGCGGGTGATCAGGCGGCGCTGCATCGCACGGATCTGCTTGATGCGGATCGAGCGCGCGAGGTCGAAGGGCTTGCCTTCGGCCTGGGCTTTCTCGCCCTTGTCGTCCTTAGGGCCGTAGGTGAGCGTGATGATGTCGGGATGCTCGCCCTGTGGCTGCGGCACGCCCGGCTGCGCGACCAACTCGCGTGCGGCGGCCATAGCAAAGTCGCGTTTGCCGAGGCCCGCCTTGCCCGCCAGCAGCCAGCCGTGATGCATCCGCTCACCCGAAAGCGCGTCGCGCCACTGGCGCCAGGCCTCTGCATGATTGGGCCAGTCGGTCATGCGAGCAGGTCGCCGATTGAGGCAAGGATGCGGGCGTGCACGACCTCCTTATCGCCGAGCGCGCTGATGCAGGCAAAGCCGTGCGGGTCGGCCTCAGCCAGCGCACGGAAGGCGGCGGCGACAGCGCGGTGGTATTCGGCGGAGCGGCCCTCGATCGCGTCCGAAGCCTCTCCGCGCGACGCGATACGGCCAGCCAACGCGGCTTCATCGCCTTCCAGCAGGATGACCAGGTCAGGCCGCAACCCGTCACTGCCGAAGGCGTGGAGCTCAGTGATGGCCGCATCTCCTAGGCCCCCCGCCCCGCCCTGATAAGCGCGGCTCGAATCGACGAAGCGGTCACAGATGACCCACTCTCCCCGCATAAGCGCGGGGCGGATCAAGTGCGCCACATGATCCGCGCGCGCGGCGGCAAACAACAAGGCTTCGGCCTGAGCGGGCCAGCCTTCCCCCGGTGGTGCCAGCAGCAGGTGGCGGATTGCTTCTGCCCCCGGTGTCCCGCCCGGCTCGCGGGTGATGACGACCGTAACGCCTCGCGCCCGCAACGCTTCGGCCAGCAGGCGGGCTTGGGTGGATTTCCCCGCCCCCTCCCCACCCTCAAAGGCGATGAACCGGCCGCGCGGAGAGCTCATGAGAACACCGCTGCAATCGCATTGACCACACGGTCAATCGGGCCAGCCGTCCCCACCGCCTCGGACGCATAAAGCGGGATGCGGGCCGGTGCGACGCCGGGTGCGGAAATCTCCATCACGGCGACTTCCTGATTGGCTGCAATTGGCGCACGTAGCGGGCCTTCGTAACGGATCGTGGCGGTTAGCTTGCCGTCACTCCCGCGCGGCAGGTTGATCGCCACCGGCCCCGCAGCTTTCAGCCCGACCCCGCGCGCATCACCATCTTGCACCCGGGCTGTGCCGACCACGGCGCTCGGCGCAAACAGCTGGCGCCGTTCGAAGGCGGAGAAGCCCCACTCGACATATGACCGCGCCAGTTTCGCCCGCAGGCGCCCGTTTTCCACGCCAGCGAGCACCAGCACCAGCCGCTGCCCATCGCGCCGCGCTGTGCCGAGGTAGGAGAATCCCGCTTCGTTGGTGAACCCGGTCTTGATCCCGTCTGCCCCCGGCACGCGCCCGATCATGGGATCGTGATTGACCTGCGCGATGCCTTTGTAATCGAAGCCTGCACGCCCGATGTAATATCCGAACTTGTCCGGGTGCCGCGTAATCAGCGCCCGTGCCAGCCGGGCCAGATCATTGGCGGTGGTGAAGGTCCGCCCCTCATCCGGCCAGCCATTGGGACTGGCAAAATGGCTCCCCGTCATGCCCAGCCCCAGCGCGGTCTGGTTCATCTGCGTCGTCCACGCCGCGACCGAACCTGCCTGCCCTTCGGCCAGCACGGCCGCCCCGTCATTGGCCGAGACATTGGCGATGCCGAGCAGCAGGTCATCCACCCGCACCCGCTCCCCTCGGTCGAGGAACATGGTCGAACCTTTGCGCCGCCACTCGCTCGCGATCACTGGGCTCATCATGAACACTTGCGAAGGATCAAGCCGCCCGGCCGCGATCAGCTCGAATGCGAGATAGAGCGTCATCACTTTGGTGACCGATGCCGGCATGAACCGGGCATCGGGATTGCGGGCGTGGAGCACCTGTCCGCTCCCCAGATCGACCAGCAGCGCCACCGGCGCCTCGGCAGCGGTGGGCACGGCAGGCGTGACGGGGCCGGGATCAGGCACCAGCGCGCGCAGAGGCGGCGCAAAGGTGACGGCAAACAGGGCGAGCAGGGATAGCGACAAGCGCGAGGATTTCGGGGGCATCACCGTCTCGCCTATACCCGCCCCCTCACCGCTTGGCGAGGTGCGGGGCGCGTCAGTTCACGATTTCGTCAGCCAGCAGTCCGACGCTCAGGGCATAATAGCTTGAGCAGTTATATTCGAGGATCGCACGGTAATTGCCGGTCAGCAGCCAGGCAGGCGTGCCGGGGCCGTCTGGCTGGAAGAACGACACCATCACATCATCGCTGAGCCCGCCTTGCGCAATCACGCCCTGCGCGCGCCATTCCGCCACGGTCATCCAGCGGCTGAGGCGTTCATGCACGCGCGGGCAGACCGGCGAGACGAGCCGGGTGCGGTAAGCTGAGGCATCGAAGCCCGCCGGCACCGAAGCACGCACACCCCAAGGTTGGCCGGGCCGCCATCCGGCGTCGCGGAAATAATTGGCGATCGATGCGAAAGTATCGGCGCGGTTGGCGAAAATATCCGCGCGCCCGTCCCCATCGCCATCGGTGGCCAGCCGCAGATAGACGCTGGGGAGAAACTGCGGATTGCCGAAGGCTCCGGCATAGGAGCCCACCAACTGCGAGCGGTCATAGCCCTTGTCGGCGACTTTCATGAGCGCGATAAACTCGCCCGCAAACAGCTCGCGCCGCCGCCCTTCCCATGCCAGCGTGGCGAGGCTTCGGGCGAGATCGAAGTTGCCCTTGACCTGACCATAGCTGGTTTCATGCCCGAAGATCGCGACGATGATCGGCCCCGGCACGCCATATTGCGCTTCGATCCGGCCCAGCAGATCGCGGTGCTGACGGTAAACCGAACGGCCGCCGCCGATGCGCGCCGCATCGACATGAGTCGCGACATAGCCCGACATCGGTGGATAGCCGCGAGTAGTAGCGCTGCCGGGCTGGTTGTTATCGAGCCGGATGACAGTCGGATTGGGCGTGAGCCCTGCCGTCATACGCGCCACCGTATCCTCGCGCACGCCCTCTCCCAAAGCGCGGGCCTTGAGCAGTTCGAGATAGGCATCGAACGGAATTCCGTCCGCACTGACCTGCGCGGTCGCCGGGGCGGACGCAGGCGGGGCGCCGAGAATCGCAAACGCTGCAAGGGTCAGCGCGGCGGCGGGGAGAAGCCGGGGAATCATGGCCATAGGGATGTCATACCTTAGATGAATTCCCAACAACCTGATTGGCGAAGTTGCGGTTGCTCCCCCGTTGGGCGGCAGGGCAGTCTTCAATCGCGACGATCTGCCACGCTTAATGGCGACAAATGGGCCACAAGGCAGGTGACAATCGCGCTCTTCGGCGCTAGCCGCTTCGCGCAGAGGACAGGTGGCCGAGTGGTTTAAGGCAGCGGTCTTGAAAACCGCCGTAGGTGCAAGCCTACCGTGGGTTCGAATCCCACCCTGTCCGCCAAGTTGCATTGAATTTCGGCAATTTGGCCTTTGTGGTCTTTCGACAAAACAACGCCGCGACCGCCGATCAGTGCAACACGCGGTCAGTTCCTTGCTTGATCGCGGGCGAAGCCATCCAATCCGGCCAGTCTGTCCCGCGCCATCCGGCGGCAACATAGACCCGTTGCAGGATCGATAACCATTGGCGCATCAAGTCCCCATTGAAGCCTATTCGCGCACTTTGGCCTGTCGGACTGTAGAAGATTACGACGGCTCCGGAGGGCGGCATCTGCAAATCAATCTTGCTGACGAGCCACTCATGCTCCGGCTCGTTCGCCGTGACTGGAGCTGAAGGCTCCTGCCGGGCAACCGCCTTCTGATGCGAGACGCCTGCGATGATCTCGGCGTAAACCGGATCCTCATGACGCGGCTTGATGACATTGATCAGTGCCGGAATCAGGCGATTGGTCATCCGCTGGGTTAGCCAGATTCGAGCGGTCTCCCCGTCTCGCACTGCCGCATTGATCGAGATGCGGTCCTGTTCCTCCGAATAAAGGACAGTGATTCTTTGAAGATCCAGCATGGCCGAATGGTTATCATGTTGTGGTGAGGCAAGGCACCCCTTTGCGTCGGTCCGCTTTGAAGCCTTCGACTACAACGCTCCAACCGGAAACGCCGCCGCCGAAACAGCCGCTTGGATTGCTGAACGCTCCGCAGGCGAGAGGTCTGGATGCCATAGGTCGAAGATGAGGATCACGCGTAGGCGGTCGCTCTCGTTTTTCGCTTCATGCTCGATGGTGTCGTCGAACACCCACGACTGTCCCTCGGCAAAATCGCGGGTTTCCGCGCCAACGCGGAACCAGCAGCGCTTGGGCACGATCAGCGGGAGGTGGCACAGAAGGCGGAAATTGGCGACACCGACATGGGGCGGAATGTGGGTGTGCGAAGAGAGCAGCGAGAACATCGCATTGGCTCCGCATCCGGGAATAACGGGTTGATCCATTCGCGCCAGAAACGCCATCGTTTCGGGGCAATGCACGGCATTGGCGGCGACATTCGTTCCGCGCTCGATCAAGTGGATCGCGGTCCAATCGCGGTTGTGGTTCAACTCGCGCCACTGCGCCAGCGGCTCGCTGTCATGGTATTTGACGTAAGGCACGAGGCTCGCGTCCGGCGCATTGGCGACCCGGTCCATCTCGGCACGAATCGTGGGGGTGAGGCTTTCCAGCTCATCAGCCCAGGAGAAGCCCGCGCGGTCGTGGAATTCCGCTTCCCGCAGTCCGGGATAGGCGAAATGCGTCGCCTCAGAATGATAGGTGCGCGTGGTCCGCGCGATGTTGGTAGCGAAGCGTTCGGCCCGACGCCGCTCGGTGGGGGTCAGGTCAGCGCCACTCGCCTCAACCGCTGCGCCGAGCCGGCGTTGCATGGAATGCTGATGCTCGGCCCACAGCGTTTCGGCGCGCATAATGGTCTGCACCAGCATCGGCGGCAGCGGATGCGGGCGCGGTTGTGCGAGTGCGCGGCCATAGGCTTCGCCTGCGTCGGGGTGGCCCGCAGAATCGAGCAGGTGCGCTCGCATCAGCAGGTTGACGAAATCGAGCGGGGAAAGCGCCAGCGCGCGGTCGATCGCCTCGATTGCCAATAGCGGTGCGCCGGCCATCTTCCGCACTGTGGCGAGGCGTTGCCAGAAGGGCATTACCGGCGGATCGAATCGCGCAGCCTCCTCCAGAATGTTGCGCGCCTGCACCAGGCTACCGGCCGCCAAGGCACGGTCTGCGGCGGCTAGGCGCTGGGCAAGGTCAGGCTCGGCGAGGGTCATTGCGCCGAAATGATATAGATTAGGATTTAACGCAAGTTGCCTCAGCTGATGCACGGTTCAGCGCGACAGGATGTTGCGTACAAACGCCCGATAAGTGCGCCTAGGCGTGTGCAGTCACCAGCCAGACCTTGCACGGTAGCATAACGCCCTCGCCCGCGCGGTGATGGCGGGTGAACATTGCTGCGAGATCAGCCCGCGCCGAATCGCGCAGGCCACCGCCCTGTTCGGCCAGCACCCGGCTGACGGCCATCGAGGCGAGGACAAAGTCGGTCGCCTCGTCAGGCGTCGCGCCGGGCCCGCCCACGGGTTGCAGTCCTGCATAGGTGGCGATGTCCATGCCGGAGAAGCCTGCGCCGGTGAGCACGTCCTCAAGATAGACGAGGTCCTCAAAGGCGAACGGCCCCGGAGCACGCGGCACGGCGGGCGGGATTTCGACATGCTGGCGGACGACCCCCATCACCTCCATCATCCACAGATTGTCGCGCGGGTGCGCCCAGACCGCGAGGTCGATCCGCGCACCGGGCTTCAGCAGGCTGCGCAGATTGGTGAAGGCGGGCACCGGGGCCTCGAAGAACATTGAGCCGAAGCGTGAGAACAAGCGGTCGAACGGGGGTTCGTCCAACTGCGCTGTGGCCGCATCCGAACACACGAACCTCGCGGCGCTTCCCGCATCAGCCGCGCGTTCCTGTGCCCGCGCGACCAGCATCGGCGCGACATCGAGACCGAGCGCCGCGCCTCCCGGCCCCACCGCCTCGGCAATCGCCAACGTCGTCGCCCCGCCGCCGCAGCCCAGATCCAGCACCCGCTCGCCCGCCTGATACCCCGCCCGCTCCAGCAGCGCTGTGCCGATGGGCGCGATCATGCTCTCGAACCGGTCGAGGCTGGCGAGCCAGCGTTCGCCCATCTCCCCTGCCCAATCCTCGCCCTTCAATGCTTCAGGTCCGGTTTGGGTCATGCGGATGGTCCTTTTCGTATCTAGAAGTGCAGCGCCCGCCCGTAAGCGTCGAGCACGCTTTCGTGCATCATCTCGCTCAAAGTCGGGTGCGGGAAGATCGTCTGCATCAGTTCAGCTTCGGTCGTTTCGAGCACCTTGCCGACGGTGTAGCCCTGGATCAACTCGGTCACTTCCGCGCCCACCATGTGCGCGCCGAGCAACTCGCCGGTCTTCGCATCGAACACGGTCTTCACAAAGCCTTCGACTTCGCCGAGCGCGATGGCCTTGCCGTTGCCGATGAACGGGAAGCTGCCGACCTTGAGCTCGTAGCCCGCCTCCTTCGCCTTGGCTTCGGTCAGGCCCACGCTGGCAATCTGCGGGTGGCAATAGGTGCAGCCCGGAATGGCATTACGGTTGAGCGGGTGCGGGTGCACCTCGGTGTTGCCGAGTTCTTGTGCAATGGCTTCGGCGCAGGTGACGCCCTCATGGCTCGCCTTGTGCGCCAGCCACGGCCCGGGTGTGCAGTCGCCGATCGCCCACAGCCCCTTGGTCTTGGTGCGTCCATAGGGATCGATCTGGATGAACCCGCGCTCCATCTCGGCCAGCCCGTCGAGCCCGATATTCTCGGTATTGGGCACGATGCCGATGGCGACGATGACGTGGGTAAACTCGCTTGTCGCGGCGTTGCCGGCCTTGTCCTTGATGGTGGCGGTGATGCCTTTGTCCGACACCTTGATCGCATCCACACCTGCGCCGGTCATGATGTTGATGCCCTGCTTGCGGAGCGACTTTTCGAGGAAGGTCGAGACATCGGCGTCCTCCACCGGCACGATCCGGTCGAGCATTTCCACCACAGTCACTTCGCTGCCGAGGTCGTTGTAGAAGCTCGCAAACTCGATCCCGATCGCGCCCGATCCGATCACCAGCAGCTTGGCCGGGAGTTCGGTGGGGGTCATGGCGTGGCGATAGGTCCACACGCGCTTGCCGTCAGCAGGCGCGAAGGGCAGGTCGCGGGCACGCGCGCCGGTGGCGACGATGATGTGCTTGGCGGTGAGGGCTTCCTCTGCCCCAGAGCCAGCAGCGTCACCTGTCACTGTCAGGCTGTTCGCGCCGGTGAGCGTGCCGGTGCCCATATGCACGGTGATCTTGTTCTTCTTCATCAGGTGGGCGATGCCCTGATTGAGCTGCTTGGCCACCCCGCGGCTGCGCTTCACGATCGCGGCCAGATCCGCCTCGATCCCCTTGGCGACGAGGCCGTAATCGCCCGCGTGCTGCATATAGTGGAAGATTTCCGCCGAGCGCAGCATCGCCTTGGTCGGGATGCAGCCCCAGTTGAGGCAGATGCCGCCGAGGTTCTCACGCTCCACAATCGCGGTCTTCAGCCCGAGCTGCGCGCAGCGGATCGCTGCGACATAGCCGCCGGGGCCGGAGCCCAATACGATCACGTCATAGGATTGGGTCATCTGCATTCTCGCCTTCAGGTAATGAGGTTATGCCGGATCGAAGTTGACAAAGTTGACAGCGTGTCAAGCTGGGAAATCAACTAATTATCCTTTAAAACCAGACTATTGCTTCGATAATCCGAAGTTGACATTTCGCCGGGAGGCGCCCCCCTCCCCCGATGAACGACGGCTTGGGGCATGGCACCAAGGCATAGGCATTTGCCGATCTGTAGGAAATGCGCCCGCTGGTCCTGCGATCATTGTGTGATCATTGGCCATCGTCATTGTCCTTGGCGAGAAGGAGGGTTTCCCGCTCGGTGATGGCGCGCGGGCGGCCATCCTCGCCGATCAGGACGAATTTGAAGGTGCCCTCAGCGACCTTGATGGTTGTCTCACCGTTGCGTTCCCGCGCGATAGCTTCGGCGGCGATGGTGAGCGAGGTGGTGCCGGTGGAGAGGATGTCGCAATAGACGCTGAGTTCATCCCCCACCGCCATCGCGCCGGGAAAGGCGAAGTCGGTGGCAGAGACCACCACTGCCTTGCCCTGCCCGACGCGGCTCGCAAGCGAGCCTGCGCCAAGCGCCATTTGCGCCATCAGCCAGCCGCCGAACACCCCGCCATAGGGGTTGGTGTCGGCGGGCATGGCGGTGACGCGGATTTGGGGGATGCGAGTGCTCATAGCCCCTCTCCTTCCCACCGCTGCGCGGCGGGCCCCTTCCTCTCCCGCAAGGGGAGAGGAGGTTCAATCGCGTGGCGGCTCAAAGCCCCTCTCCCCTTGCGGGAGAGGGGTTGGGGAGAGGGGGCTGCGCTGCATCCAAAATCACGCGCGCCACTCCCTCAGGATTGCCAAGGATATCATTGTTCCAGAATCGCAAAACGCGGAACCCTTGTTCCGTCAGCCAAGCATCGCGAACGGCATCTCTACTATTTTCCGAATGCTGACTGCCATCAGCTTCAACAATCAACCGCGCGCCGAAACACACAAAATCCACGATGTAATCGCCGACCTGCTCCTGCCGCTTGAACTTCATTCCGCCGAGCCGTTGCCCGCGCAACATCGACCAGAGCTTGGCTTCGGTCTCGGTCGGCTCGCGCCGCATACGCTTAGCGAGTGGCAATAGGCTGCGCCTGCCCCCTCTCCTTCCCACCGCTGCGCGGCGGACCCCTTCCTCTCCCACGAGGGGAGAGGAGTTTGAGGTCAGCTCAGGCACGCTGTCCTCTCCGCCTGCCGGAGAGGATACGGAGACTTGCGGGCTTGCCCGCTAGTCGAAGTTGGAGAGGCAGAGAGGTCACACCACCAACCCCATCGGGTTCTCCACCAGCTGCTTGATCGCCTCCATCAGCTGCGCGCCGTCCGCGCCGTCAATCGCGCGGTGGTCGAAGCTGCCGCTGGCGTGGAGCACCGTCGCCACTTCAATCGCGCCGTTCACCACATAGGGTGCTTGCTGCCCTGCGCCGACCGCGAGGATCATGCCCTGCGGCGGGTTGATCACCGCGTCGAACTGCTTGATCCCGAACATCCCGAGGTTCGACAGGCTCGCCGTGCCGCCCTGGTATTCATGCGGCATCAGCTTGCCGTCCCGCGCCTTGCCCGCGAGCGTCTTCATCTCGGTCGAGATCGCGGCGAGGCCCTTGGTGTCGGCTCTGGTGATGACCGGGGTGATCAGGCCCGAAGGTGCGGCCACCGCCACCGAGATATCGGCGCGGCTGTAACGCCGCAGCGTGTCACCGTGGAAGCTGACATTGCACTGCGGCACCCGGATCAGCGCGCGGGCGAGCGCCTTGATGAGCAGGTCGTTGACCGACAGCTTCACGCCGTCGGGCTCCAGCGACTTGTTGAGCTGCGCGCGCAGTTCGAGCAGCGGATCGAGCCGGATGTCGATGGTGAGGTAGAAGTGCGGGACGGTCTGCTTGGACTCGGTCAAGCGGCGGGCGATGACCTTGCGGACGCCCGACAGCTTCTCCTCGGCAAAGGGCGCGCCGCCTTCGATGGCTTCGCGCGCTCCTGCGGAAGCGGGTGCCTCGGTTTTGGGAGCGCCAGCGCCTGAGGTTCCCGCCCGCGCGGAGACTCGCTCCTGGGCAGCGCTGGGAGTGAAGCCTTCGACATCTTCTTTGACGATCCGGCCATTGGGGCCGGTGCCCTTTACAAGCGCAAGGTCGATCCCCTTGTCCGCCGCAATCCGCTTGGCCAGCGGTGAGGCGATGATGCGCTCTCCGGTATCCCCATTGTGAGCACCCGCGACGGCGGGTGCCTCAGTCGGTTGCGCGCTATCGCCTGAGGTCCCCGCCTGCGCGGGGACTCGCGGACGTGATGCCACCGCCGCCTCGACATCTTCCTTGGTGATCTTGCCCTTGGGGCCGGTGCCCGTAAGGCTGGCGAGATCGACGCCGTTCTGTTCGGCGAG from uncultured Erythrobacter sp. includes:
- a CDS encoding hotdog domain-containing protein, producing MSTRIPQIRVTAMPADTNPYGGVFGGWLMAQMALGAGSLASRVGQGKAVVVSATDFAFPGAMAVGDELSVYCDILSTGTTSLTIAAEAIARERNGETTIKVAEGTFKFVLIGEDGRPRAITERETLLLAKDNDDGQ
- the lpdA gene encoding dihydrolipoyl dehydrogenase, which encodes MTQSYDVIVLGSGPGGYVAAIRCAQLGLKTAIVERENLGGICLNWGCIPTKAMLRSAEIFHYMQHAGDYGLVAKGIEADLAAIVKRSRGVAKQLNQGIAHLMKKNKITVHMGTGTLTGANSLTVTGDAAGSGAEEALTAKHIIVATGARARDLPFAPADGKRVWTYRHAMTPTELPAKLLVIGSGAIGIEFASFYNDLGSEVTVVEMLDRIVPVEDADVSTFLEKSLRKQGINIMTGAGVDAIKVSDKGITATIKDKAGNAATSEFTHVIVAIGIVPNTENIGLDGLAEMERGFIQIDPYGRTKTKGLWAIGDCTPGPWLAHKASHEGVTCAEAIAQELGNTEVHPHPLNRNAIPGCTYCHPQIASVGLTEAKAKEAGYELKVGSFPFIGNGKAIALGEVEGFVKTVFDAKTGELLGAHMVGAEVTELIQGYTVGKVLETTEAELMQTIFPHPTLSEMMHESVLDAYGRALHF
- a CDS encoding methyltransferase domain-containing protein; this encodes MTQTGPEALKGEDWAGEMGERWLASLDRFESMIAPIGTALLERAGYQAGERVLDLGCGGGATTLAIAEAVGPGGAALGLDVAPMLVARAQERAADAGSAARFVCSDAATAQLDEPPFDRLFSRFGSMFFEAPVPAFTNLRSLLKPGARIDLAVWAHPRDNLWMMEVMGVVRQHVEIPPAVPRAPGPFAFEDLVYLEDVLTGAGFSGMDIATYAGLQPVGGPGATPDEATDFVLASMAVSRVLAEQGGGLRDSARADLAAMFTRHHRAGEGVMLPCKVWLVTAHA
- a CDS encoding 2-oxo acid dehydrogenase subunit E2, which encodes MALDIKMPALSPTMEEGTLAKWLVKAGDTVRSGDVMAEIETDKATMEFEAVDEGVIAEIIVPEGSENVKVGAVIARLAVEGEEAAPAPAPAAAKEAAPAPAASAPAAAPAADGPAATPTAKKLAEQNGVDLASLTGTGPKGKITKEDVEAAVASRPRVPAQAGTSGDSAQPTEAPAVAGAHNGDTGERIIASPLAKRIAADKGIDLALVKGTGPNGRIVKEDVEGFTPSAAQERVSARAGTSGAGAPKTEAPASAGAREAIEGGAPFAEEKLSGVRKVIARRLTESKQTVPHFYLTIDIRLDPLLELRAQLNKSLEPDGVKLSVNDLLIKALARALIRVPQCNVSFHGDTLRRYSRADISVAVAAPSGLITPVITRADTKGLAAISTEMKTLAGKARDGKLMPHEYQGGTASLSNLGMFGIKQFDAVINPPQGMILAVGAGQQAPYVVNGAIEVATVLHASGSFDHRAIDGADGAQLMEAIKQLVENPMGLVV
- a CDS encoding DUF559 domain-containing protein, producing MRREPTETEAKLWSMLRGQRLGGMKFKRQEQVGDYIVDFVCFGARLIVEADGSQHSENSRDAVRDAWLTEQGFRVLRFWNNDILGNPEGVARVILDAAQPPLPNPSPARGEGL